Proteins from one Catenulispora sp. MAP5-51 genomic window:
- a CDS encoding sugar ABC transporter substrate-binding protein, with translation MTSRTARSLCAAAVTAGVAISGAACGGSSSSSGAATSKNAAATGTLNVWIRGSGDSPKAYQKIFDAFTAQTGIKVSIGKATLTDFETALTAAASAHQLPDMVVDDAAQMGDFVSQGIVLPIDKTTFTGADQLTDQAWTSATDLKGQVYAVPFSAQANVLLIRKDWLDKLGLQAPKTWDDMAKVAQAFTTQDPDGDGKPDTYGLAVPGSTSRGYTSWFWSSFLYSAGGDFLKPGGGKFTATLNTPQAVSSAQFLEDQVCKNKDVQPSALGDDTTATNKAFQTGVAGMYLTGPYAYATMDATAVKGKYIVVAPPTGPDGTAGTLAEGTDIFTMADSKQDEVTKLEEFMVSPDAQKLGMTAIPSATVVRLPVNKTVDPAAVHGNDPRWQLAQQVYSTSGHYEYDNAPNWTQLRQKMSDDLNKLLSSCGDVQSALNSMNSDVSSLLKQQGVG, from the coding sequence GTGACATCCCGAACAGCGAGATCCCTGTGCGCCGCGGCCGTCACCGCCGGCGTTGCGATATCCGGTGCCGCGTGCGGCGGCTCCAGCAGCTCCTCCGGCGCGGCCACCTCCAAGAACGCCGCCGCCACCGGCACCCTCAACGTCTGGATCCGCGGCTCCGGCGACTCGCCGAAGGCGTACCAGAAGATCTTCGACGCCTTCACCGCGCAGACCGGCATCAAGGTCTCCATCGGCAAGGCCACGCTCACCGACTTCGAGACGGCGCTCACCGCCGCGGCCTCCGCGCACCAGCTTCCCGATATGGTCGTCGACGACGCCGCGCAGATGGGCGACTTCGTCTCCCAGGGCATCGTCCTGCCGATCGACAAGACCACGTTCACCGGCGCCGACCAGCTCACCGACCAGGCGTGGACTTCGGCCACCGACCTGAAGGGGCAGGTCTACGCGGTTCCGTTCTCCGCGCAGGCGAACGTGCTGCTGATCCGCAAGGACTGGCTGGACAAGCTGGGCCTGCAGGCGCCCAAGACCTGGGACGACATGGCCAAGGTCGCCCAGGCCTTCACCACGCAGGACCCGGACGGCGACGGCAAGCCCGACACCTACGGCCTGGCCGTCCCCGGCTCCACCTCGCGCGGCTACACCTCGTGGTTCTGGTCCTCGTTCCTGTACTCCGCGGGCGGCGACTTCCTCAAGCCCGGCGGCGGCAAGTTCACCGCGACCCTGAACACCCCGCAGGCCGTGTCCTCGGCGCAGTTCCTGGAGGACCAGGTCTGCAAGAACAAGGACGTGCAGCCCTCGGCGCTCGGGGACGACACCACCGCGACGAACAAGGCGTTCCAGACCGGCGTGGCCGGCATGTACCTGACCGGCCCCTACGCCTACGCGACGATGGACGCCACCGCGGTCAAGGGCAAGTACATCGTGGTCGCCCCGCCGACCGGCCCCGACGGCACCGCCGGGACGCTCGCGGAGGGCACCGACATCTTCACCATGGCCGACAGCAAGCAGGACGAGGTGACCAAGCTCGAGGAGTTCATGGTCAGCCCCGACGCGCAGAAGCTCGGCATGACCGCGATCCCGTCCGCGACCGTCGTCCGGCTGCCGGTGAACAAGACCGTCGACCCGGCCGCCGTGCACGGGAACGACCCGCGCTGGCAGCTGGCGCAGCAGGTCTACAGCACCTCGGGCCACTACGAGTACGACAACGCCCCGAACTGGACGCAGCTGCGGCAGAAGATGTCGGACGACCTCAACAAGCTGCTGTCCTCCTGCGGGGACGTGCAGAGCGCGCTGAACTCCATGAACTCCGACGTCTCCTCGCTCCTGAAGCAGCAGGGCGTCGGATGA
- a CDS encoding cupin domain-containing protein, giving the protein MSVIRTSETRRSQTPAGTMTTLASPTLGAAERPIWRVDVEAGAPAGPLHVIDVEQIWVLTAGAADVELAGDKHALRAGDTIVVPADAERRVIPDPVAGFSAIVTAPAGGRAWTLPRQGDGVVPPWTV; this is encoded by the coding sequence ATGTCCGTCATCCGCACCTCCGAGACCCGCCGCAGCCAGACCCCGGCCGGTACCATGACCACCCTCGCCTCGCCCACGCTCGGTGCCGCCGAGCGGCCGATCTGGCGCGTGGACGTCGAGGCCGGGGCGCCGGCCGGGCCGCTGCACGTCATCGACGTCGAGCAGATCTGGGTCCTCACCGCCGGCGCCGCCGATGTGGAACTGGCGGGGGACAAGCACGCGCTGCGCGCCGGCGACACCATCGTGGTGCCGGCCGATGCCGAGCGCCGGGTCATCCCGGACCCGGTTGCCGGGTTCAGCGCGATCGTGACCGCGCCGGCCGGCGGGCGGGCGTGGACGCTGCCGCGCCAGGGCGACGGCGTCGTCCCGCCGTGGACTGTCTGA
- a CDS encoding S1C family serine protease, which yields MKQRANKGAAAAAVCVALLAAAGCGSSTPKPKSTPAASSTAAGPGGAASPNSSSTQVSDQLQSDYETMVANVLPSVVQISTDSGLGSGVVYDSKGDILTNAHVVGQATSFMVTQPTGGRPLTASLVGSFPTGDLAVIRVSGGANGLRPAKFGDSTKLKVGQIVLAMGSPLGLTGTVTEGIVSALGRTVTSNDANGAAITVGDAIQTSAAINNGNSGGALVDLSSEVVGIPSAAALNPELGNSAAPGIGFAIPTATATRIADQLIASGKVTDSGRAALGVKVQGVVDNNGTPAGVGIAQVEANSAAGAAGLKVGDVITAVNGTPTPDPTTLSQVLVTLKPGQQVKVDYTSPDGSKHTATVTLGTLNG from the coding sequence TTGAAGCAGCGTGCGAACAAGGGTGCGGCCGCCGCCGCGGTGTGCGTGGCCCTGCTGGCCGCGGCCGGCTGCGGATCCTCGACGCCGAAGCCGAAGTCCACCCCGGCCGCCTCGTCCACGGCGGCGGGCCCGGGCGGCGCGGCGAGCCCGAACAGCAGCTCGACGCAGGTCTCCGACCAACTTCAGTCGGACTACGAGACCATGGTCGCCAACGTGCTGCCCTCGGTGGTGCAGATCAGCACCGACAGCGGCCTGGGCTCCGGCGTGGTCTACGACAGCAAGGGCGACATCCTCACCAACGCGCACGTCGTCGGGCAGGCCACCAGCTTCATGGTCACCCAGCCCACCGGCGGCCGGCCGCTGACCGCCTCGCTGGTCGGCAGCTTCCCCACCGGCGACCTGGCGGTGATCCGGGTCAGCGGCGGGGCGAACGGGCTCAGGCCGGCGAAGTTCGGCGACTCCACCAAGCTCAAGGTCGGGCAGATCGTGCTGGCCATGGGCAGCCCGCTGGGCCTGACCGGCACCGTGACCGAGGGCATCGTCTCGGCGCTGGGCCGTACCGTGACCTCCAACGACGCCAACGGCGCCGCCATCACCGTGGGCGACGCCATCCAGACCTCGGCGGCGATCAACAACGGCAACAGCGGCGGCGCGCTGGTGGACCTGTCCAGCGAAGTGGTCGGCATCCCCTCGGCCGCGGCGCTCAACCCCGAGCTCGGCAACAGCGCCGCGCCCGGCATCGGCTTCGCGATCCCGACCGCGACCGCCACCCGCATCGCCGACCAGCTGATCGCCTCGGGCAAGGTGACCGACTCCGGCCGCGCCGCGCTCGGGGTGAAGGTGCAGGGCGTGGTGGACAACAACGGGACCCCGGCCGGCGTCGGCATCGCCCAGGTGGAGGCGAACAGCGCCGCCGGGGCCGCCGGGCTGAAGGTCGGCGACGTGATCACCGCCGTGAACGGCACGCCGACGCCGGACCCGACGACGCTGTCCCAGGTGCTGGTGACGCTCAAGCCCGGACAGCAGGTCAAGGTGGACTACACGTCCCCGGACGGATCGAAGCACACGGCGACGGTCACGCTCGGGACGCTGAACGGGTGA
- a CDS encoding DUF4389 domain-containing protein encodes MSNLPPAPPPPPEDPDQPQPPYGRQPPPPGQQPPYGQPPPGQQQPPYGQPYGQQGYSQYPQYPGGSAYGELRREPEVQIDVHGLRPQRRWTVLIRLILAIPQLIILYFLLLAGFFVLIVGWFAALFTGRLPTGIRDFLIGILKYQVRVHGYLFLLVDEYPPFVFFEAPGYPIQAEIPEATRLNPAAVFFRIILMVPGWIITSVVGEGAAVVSFFVWVIMLFTGRQPEPAFGALSSMLRFETRFMAFSGMLTPTQPKGLFGEAPGSPDAAAERRSPTRPLLLSSGGRTLMIVMIVIGAIGVIINSVFNSDTSSSNSSKAPYTVSQHR; translated from the coding sequence ATGAGCAACCTGCCCCCGGCCCCTCCGCCCCCGCCGGAGGACCCCGACCAGCCGCAGCCGCCGTACGGCCGGCAGCCTCCGCCCCCCGGGCAGCAGCCTCCATACGGCCAGCCGCCGCCCGGCCAGCAGCAGCCGCCTTACGGCCAGCCCTACGGCCAGCAGGGCTACTCGCAGTACCCGCAGTACCCCGGCGGCAGCGCCTACGGCGAACTCCGGCGCGAGCCGGAGGTCCAGATCGACGTCCACGGCCTGCGCCCGCAGCGCCGCTGGACCGTCCTGATCCGCCTGATCCTGGCCATCCCCCAGCTGATCATCCTGTACTTCCTGCTGCTGGCCGGCTTCTTCGTGCTGATCGTCGGCTGGTTCGCGGCGCTGTTCACCGGACGGCTGCCGACCGGCATCCGGGACTTCCTGATCGGCATCCTGAAGTACCAGGTCCGAGTGCACGGATACCTGTTCCTGCTGGTCGACGAGTACCCGCCGTTCGTGTTCTTCGAGGCGCCGGGCTACCCGATCCAAGCGGAGATCCCGGAGGCCACCCGGCTGAACCCGGCCGCGGTGTTCTTCCGCATCATCCTCATGGTCCCGGGCTGGATCATCACCTCGGTGGTCGGCGAGGGCGCCGCCGTGGTGTCCTTCTTCGTCTGGGTGATCATGCTGTTCACCGGCCGCCAGCCCGAGCCCGCGTTCGGCGCGCTCAGCTCCATGCTGCGCTTCGAGACCCGGTTCATGGCCTTCTCCGGGATGCTGACCCCGACGCAGCCCAAGGGCCTGTTCGGCGAGGCCCCCGGCTCCCCGGACGCCGCCGCCGAGCGCCGCTCGCCGACCCGGCCGCTGCTGCTGTCGAGCGGGGGCCGGACGCTGATGATCGTGATGATCGTGATCGGCGCGATCGGCGTCATCATCAACAGCGTGTTCAACTCCGACACCAGCTCCTCGAACAGCAGCAAGGCTCCGTACACGGTGTCGCAGCACCGGTAG
- a CDS encoding 5-dehydro-4-deoxyglucarate dehydratase, whose product MQTLVDRLDGLLFFPVTPFARTAAGSPGRVDLEVYREHLRSRLAFLDAPERPGPAAVFACCGTGEFHSLDVDEYAECVRAAAEVAAGRVPVVAAVGYGAALAASFSSAAKEAGADGLLVMPPYLVAGGAAGLRDHYTAVAEATDLDLIIYQRDNVTFTPEVVADLAEVPNIVGFKDGKGDLDLMQRIVSAVRDRHGEGKLHYFNGLPTAEMSQLAYAGVGVPNYSSAAFCFVPDVALAFYHGYRSGRTSLVNALLDRFYRPLVELRAKAPGYAVALVKAGVRLDGLDAGPVRPPLTDAAPEHVERLQELVNEGRRVLTEHGLDTSV is encoded by the coding sequence ATGCAAACACTGGTGGATCGGCTCGACGGCCTGCTGTTCTTCCCCGTCACTCCGTTCGCGCGCACCGCCGCCGGGTCTCCCGGCCGGGTCGACTTGGAGGTCTACCGCGAGCACCTGCGCTCGCGGCTGGCCTTCCTGGACGCGCCGGAGCGTCCGGGGCCCGCGGCGGTGTTCGCCTGCTGCGGGACCGGCGAGTTCCACTCGCTGGACGTGGACGAGTACGCCGAGTGCGTCCGGGCCGCCGCGGAGGTCGCGGCCGGGCGGGTGCCGGTGGTGGCCGCGGTCGGGTACGGGGCCGCGCTGGCCGCGTCGTTCTCCTCCGCCGCCAAGGAGGCCGGCGCCGACGGGCTGCTGGTGATGCCGCCGTACCTGGTCGCCGGGGGAGCGGCGGGCCTGCGCGACCACTACACCGCGGTGGCCGAGGCGACCGACCTGGACCTGATCATCTACCAGCGGGACAACGTGACGTTCACCCCCGAGGTGGTCGCGGACCTGGCCGAGGTCCCGAACATCGTCGGGTTCAAGGACGGCAAGGGCGACCTGGACCTGATGCAGCGCATCGTCTCGGCCGTCCGGGACCGGCACGGCGAGGGCAAGCTCCACTACTTCAACGGGCTGCCGACCGCCGAGATGTCCCAGCTGGCCTACGCCGGCGTCGGAGTGCCGAACTACTCCTCGGCCGCGTTCTGCTTCGTCCCCGACGTCGCGCTGGCGTTCTACCACGGCTACCGCTCGGGACGGACGAGCCTGGTCAACGCGCTGCTGGACCGCTTCTACCGGCCGCTGGTGGAGCTCCGGGCCAAGGCCCCCGGTTACGCTGTCGCCTTGGTGAAGGCCGGAGTGCGGCTGGACGGCCTGGACGCCGGCCCCGTGCGTCCGCCGCTGACCGACGCCGCCCCGGAGCACGTGGAACGGCTTCAGGAGTTGGTCAACGAGGGACGCCGGGTACTGACCGAACACGGGCTCGACACGTCGGTGTGA
- a CDS encoding RNA polymerase sigma factor, translated as MSETTTQRPQRPRDRPRTEPTHPGRPWRPAPDHDPAAGFEHMYRANIDAVTAYFARRSTDPQTVADLTADTFVEAITSYTTFDPRRGTARAWLFGIARRVFAKHCESDARRRERAVRLAGRRELAASTRSRSRPRPCRRTTPCWSPSASTAAFSTSPWC; from the coding sequence GTGAGCGAGACGACGACGCAGCGACCACAGCGCCCTCGAGATCGGCCGCGAACGGAGCCCACGCATCCGGGACGGCCCTGGCGGCCCGCCCCGGACCACGACCCCGCCGCCGGTTTCGAGCACATGTACCGCGCCAACATCGACGCGGTCACCGCCTACTTCGCCCGGCGCAGCACGGACCCGCAGACGGTCGCCGACCTGACCGCGGACACGTTCGTCGAGGCGATCACCTCCTACACCACCTTCGACCCCCGCCGCGGCACCGCGCGCGCCTGGCTGTTCGGCATAGCGCGCCGGGTCTTCGCCAAGCACTGCGAGTCCGACGCGCGCCGCCGTGAGCGCGCCGTCCGGCTGGCGGGGCGCCGCGAGCTGGCGGCATCAACTCGGTCACGGTCCAGGCCAAGGCCCTGCCGAAGAACGACACCATGCTGGTCGCCGTCGGCTTCGACGGCGGCATTCAGCACATCGCCGTGGTGCTGA
- a CDS encoding MarR family winged helix-turn-helix transcriptional regulator, with the protein MSSTLPPPGSDLPLLMLLGFRALIDDVHTELAEAGHPGFRPLHGVTFKAIGDGVTASELGRRLGVSKQAAGKTIEGLEREGYVERVADPADARSKIIRLTPRGTEVQQRAFEAMAGLRARWAERLGEERMTAVEEALREMTADREMRFDIPGWFNG; encoded by the coding sequence GTGTCAAGTACGCTGCCTCCGCCAGGCTCCGACCTGCCGCTGCTCATGCTGCTCGGCTTCCGGGCCCTGATCGACGACGTGCACACCGAACTCGCCGAGGCCGGCCACCCGGGCTTCCGGCCGCTGCACGGCGTCACCTTCAAGGCCATCGGCGACGGCGTCACCGCCTCCGAACTCGGACGGCGCCTCGGCGTGTCCAAGCAGGCGGCGGGCAAGACCATCGAAGGACTCGAACGCGAGGGGTACGTCGAGCGCGTCGCCGACCCCGCGGACGCCCGAAGCAAGATCATCCGCCTCACCCCGCGCGGCACGGAGGTCCAGCAGCGCGCGTTCGAAGCGATGGCCGGACTACGGGCCCGCTGGGCGGAGCGCCTCGGCGAGGAGCGGATGACCGCGGTCGAGGAGGCACTGCGCGAGATGACCGCCGACCGCGAGATGCGCTTCGACATCCCGGGATGGTTCAACGGCTAG
- a CDS encoding NAD-dependent epimerase/dehydratase family protein produces MSDTEFGRILMTGAAGGVGTFLRAGLAELGWQVRGFDLVTPDEPGTTEWVVGDVGDAAALDAAMRDVDVVIHLAGIPVEDRFERILKSNIDGTYQVFDAAVRAGVPRILTASSNHAVGYHERADYRDAPIGVDVRPRPDTYYGVSKVFMEAIGSFYADRHGMQVVCVRIGSCFEEPKSIRMLDTWLSPADATRLFHALATAPEVGYEIVYGISANKTAWWDLEPARRLGYEPQDDSDVFAEKVEAAAGGAPDPADPEFRYLGGRFTMAVPPED; encoded by the coding sequence ATGTCTGATACGGAATTCGGCAGGATCCTGATGACCGGCGCGGCCGGCGGGGTGGGCACGTTCCTGCGCGCCGGCCTGGCCGAACTGGGCTGGCAGGTGCGCGGCTTCGACCTGGTGACCCCGGACGAGCCCGGAACCACCGAGTGGGTGGTGGGCGACGTCGGCGACGCGGCGGCGCTGGACGCGGCGATGCGGGACGTGGACGTCGTCATCCACCTGGCCGGGATCCCGGTCGAGGACCGCTTCGAGCGGATCCTGAAGAGCAACATCGACGGGACCTACCAGGTGTTCGACGCCGCGGTGCGGGCCGGGGTGCCGCGGATCCTGACGGCCAGCAGCAACCACGCCGTGGGGTACCACGAGCGCGCGGACTACCGCGACGCGCCGATCGGCGTGGACGTGCGGCCCAGGCCGGACACGTACTACGGCGTCTCGAAGGTCTTCATGGAGGCGATCGGGTCGTTCTACGCCGACCGGCACGGCATGCAGGTGGTGTGCGTCCGCATCGGCTCGTGCTTCGAGGAGCCGAAGAGCATCCGGATGCTCGACACGTGGCTCAGCCCCGCCGACGCCACGCGCCTGTTCCACGCCCTGGCGACCGCGCCGGAAGTCGGCTACGAGATCGTCTACGGGATCTCGGCGAACAAGACGGCCTGGTGGGACCTGGAACCCGCGCGGCGTCTGGGGTACGAGCCGCAGGACGACTCCGACGTGTTCGCCGAGAAGGTCGAGGCCGCCGCGGGCGGGGCGCCGGATCCGGCGGACCCGGAGTTCCGCTACCTCGGCGGGCGGTTCACGATGGCGGTGCCGCCGGAGGACTAG
- a CDS encoding carbohydrate ABC transporter permease — translation MGIRTKAGVWLLYALVVFVFVYPLWTVVATVFSQRQARLGAMMNVPHGLTGANISQAWHLGVARGLLNSLIVVAVGLTLQLTVSSLAAYALARKRFKGAGVVMLAILATMMMPEEVIAVPLFQVLGKIHQPFTGGTLVNSYGGLILPLVGWALPVYVLTGFMKRVPLELEEAARIDGAGDFRIFWRIVLPVCRPALGTCAVFGFLMIWDQYLLPLLVSQSPKMDTLTVVVTSLQASQEQGEGVRLAAVLILAVPGVLVYLALQRLFERGLLSGSLKG, via the coding sequence ATGGGGATCCGTACCAAGGCCGGCGTCTGGCTGCTCTACGCGCTGGTCGTGTTCGTGTTCGTCTATCCGCTGTGGACCGTGGTCGCGACCGTGTTCTCCCAGCGGCAGGCCCGGCTCGGCGCGATGATGAACGTCCCGCACGGGCTCACCGGCGCCAACATCTCCCAGGCCTGGCACCTCGGTGTGGCGCGCGGCCTGCTGAACTCGCTGATCGTGGTCGCGGTCGGGCTGACCCTGCAGCTGACGGTGTCCTCGCTGGCCGCCTATGCCCTGGCCCGCAAGCGCTTCAAGGGCGCCGGAGTGGTGATGCTGGCGATCCTGGCCACCATGATGATGCCCGAGGAGGTGATCGCGGTCCCGCTGTTCCAGGTGCTCGGCAAGATCCACCAGCCCTTCACCGGCGGGACGCTGGTCAACTCCTACGGCGGCCTGATCCTGCCGCTGGTCGGCTGGGCGCTCCCGGTGTACGTGCTCACCGGCTTCATGAAGCGGGTCCCGCTGGAGCTGGAAGAAGCCGCCCGGATCGACGGCGCAGGCGACTTCCGCATCTTCTGGCGCATCGTGCTGCCGGTGTGCCGGCCGGCCCTGGGCACGTGCGCGGTGTTCGGGTTCCTGATGATCTGGGACCAGTACCTGCTGCCCCTTCTGGTGTCGCAGAGTCCGAAGATGGACACCCTGACCGTCGTCGTCACCAGCCTGCAGGCCTCGCAGGAACAGGGCGAGGGGGTACGGCTGGCGGCCGTGCTGATCCTCGCGGTGCCCGGCGTGCTGGTCTATCTGGCCTTGCAGAGACTGTTCGAACGCGGCCTGCTCAGCGGATCGCTCAAGGGATAA
- a CDS encoding carbohydrate ABC transporter permease, which yields MTARRIRIGPWLYLAPLLLFIGVFKVWPTVWGVYLSFFHVRPYLGNQYVGTANYSKLFSDPDLRSAVVHTLLDAAFAVSGSIFVGFWLAVLLQGPARHVRILRTAVFLPTVIAMVAAAELWTTLLYPSPYGSVNSLLGKVGLGPEPFFNSPHSALASVILMQIWKNAPYDMVIFVAGLASVDREMYEACQIDGAGWWQRLRFVTLPALRPITTIVLVLGIIRGLRVFTDIWVSTNGGPAGSSESVVTFLYRQFSQNNDTGYAAAIGTALLVVTMALTCLMLLWRRRAER from the coding sequence ATGACGGCACGCCGAATCCGAATAGGGCCCTGGCTCTACCTGGCACCCCTGCTGCTGTTCATCGGCGTGTTCAAGGTGTGGCCGACGGTGTGGGGCGTCTACCTGAGCTTCTTCCACGTCCGGCCGTACCTGGGGAACCAGTACGTCGGCACGGCGAACTACTCCAAGCTCTTCTCCGACCCGGACCTGCGCTCGGCCGTCGTGCACACCCTTCTCGACGCCGCGTTCGCCGTCTCCGGCTCGATCTTCGTCGGCTTCTGGCTGGCGGTGCTGCTCCAGGGCCCGGCCCGGCATGTCAGGATCCTGCGGACCGCGGTGTTCCTGCCGACGGTGATCGCCATGGTCGCCGCGGCCGAGCTGTGGACGACGCTGCTGTACCCCTCGCCCTACGGCTCGGTGAACTCGTTGCTGGGCAAGGTCGGCCTGGGCCCGGAACCGTTCTTCAACAGCCCGCATTCGGCGCTGGCATCGGTGATCCTGATGCAGATCTGGAAGAACGCGCCCTATGACATGGTCATCTTCGTCGCCGGCCTGGCGTCGGTCGACCGCGAGATGTACGAGGCGTGCCAGATCGACGGGGCGGGCTGGTGGCAGCGGCTGCGCTTCGTGACGCTGCCGGCGCTGCGGCCGATCACCACGATCGTGCTGGTGCTCGGGATCATCAGGGGTCTGCGGGTCTTCACCGACATCTGGGTCTCGACCAACGGCGGCCCGGCGGGCTCGTCGGAATCCGTGGTGACCTTTCTCTACCGGCAGTTCAGCCAGAACAACGACACCGGGTACGCCGCCGCGATCGGCACCGCGCTGCTCGTGGTCACGATGGCGCTGACGTGTCTGATGCTGCTGTGGCGGAGGCGTGCTGAGCGATGA
- a CDS encoding N-acetyltransferase family protein: MPEQAIRPRRDDDLPACAEALRGVHETDGYPVRWPADPQGWLTPKNILGVWVATSDDDATVRGHVALTRADAAIAEALGLPAPNLALVARLFVAVDARRGGLATDLLDHAAQAARDEGLQAVLEVDASAAGAIALYERAGWRLAASGEGGWIAADGLPARVRFYVGPVG, encoded by the coding sequence GTGCCCGAACAAGCGATCCGCCCCCGCCGCGACGACGACCTCCCCGCCTGCGCCGAAGCCCTGCGCGGCGTCCACGAGACCGACGGCTACCCGGTCCGCTGGCCGGCCGACCCGCAGGGCTGGCTGACCCCGAAGAACATACTCGGAGTCTGGGTCGCGACCAGCGACGACGACGCCACGGTCCGCGGCCACGTGGCCCTCACCCGGGCCGACGCCGCCATCGCCGAGGCACTCGGCCTCCCGGCCCCGAACCTCGCCCTGGTGGCGCGCCTGTTCGTGGCGGTGGACGCACGCCGCGGAGGTCTGGCGACCGACCTGCTCGACCACGCGGCGCAGGCGGCAAGGGACGAAGGGCTCCAAGCAGTGCTCGAAGTGGACGCATCGGCCGCGGGCGCGATCGCCCTGTACGAGCGGGCCGGCTGGCGGCTGGCCGCGAGCGGCGAGGGCGGTTGGATCGCCGCCGACGGGCTGCCGGCCAGGGTGCGGTTCTATGTGGGGCCGGTCGGGTAG
- a CDS encoding YoaK family protein — MKAALLRLSDRLYDGGAAEHGVLPAALIVATLVTGVVDAVSYLALNHIFVANMTGNVVFLGFALAGAKGLTVWAPCLAIACFAAGAWTETRLARGTPGDAEHHRLANAVATHAAFVTVALLIAAFEDDTKTATHAQLTAILAFGFGVQNAVVRKLAVPDLTTTVLTMTVTGIAADPLGRPTVRRLLSLACIFLGAVSGGLLVLHESISAALGLALTLLVVTSGLARLG; from the coding sequence GTGAAAGCCGCTCTGCTGCGCCTGTCCGACCGCCTCTACGACGGCGGCGCCGCCGAGCACGGCGTCCTGCCGGCCGCGCTGATCGTCGCCACCCTCGTCACCGGTGTTGTGGACGCCGTCAGCTACCTGGCCCTGAACCACATCTTCGTGGCCAACATGACCGGCAACGTGGTCTTCCTCGGCTTCGCCCTGGCCGGCGCGAAGGGCCTGACGGTCTGGGCCCCCTGCCTGGCCATCGCCTGCTTCGCGGCCGGCGCCTGGACCGAGACCCGTCTGGCCCGCGGCACTCCCGGCGACGCCGAGCACCACCGCCTGGCCAACGCCGTCGCCACGCACGCCGCCTTCGTCACGGTCGCCCTGCTCATCGCCGCCTTCGAAGACGACACGAAGACCGCCACCCACGCCCAGCTCACCGCGATCCTGGCCTTCGGCTTCGGGGTGCAGAACGCGGTGGTCCGCAAGCTCGCCGTCCCGGACCTGACCACCACGGTCCTGACCATGACGGTCACCGGCATCGCCGCGGACCCCCTCGGGCGGCCGACGGTGCGGCGCCTGCTCTCGCTGGCCTGCATCTTCCTCGGCGCGGTCAGCGGAGGCCTGCTGGTCCTGCACGAGAGCATCAGCGCCGCGCTCGGGCTGGCGCTGACGTTGTTGGTGGTCACCTCCGGCCTGGCGCGGCTCGGCTGA
- a CDS encoding helix-turn-helix domain-containing protein, with the protein MEEGDDHAGGSGFAEAIRAWRQRRGWTQEELSHASGLSTRAIRSLERGRTLKPRRTTVQMLADALQVPRTRLMGTVRRAVAETDPDDLAGEAGAGIGFTAGGIARTGSLAADGGFSGLPDRAARPRGGVPRELPPDLGDPALDVREVVAELMAGPTRPYRAAVVQVATSDAAIRAAHHASAKFPDGQLYANLAATPATPPAAVLRRFLRSLQADRPAEATADELAAAFRSALAGRRMLVVLVGARSEAQIRPLIPAEAQCALLVAFGLGPHPETPMGPEPDLTGQYP; encoded by the coding sequence GTGGAGGAGGGGGACGACCACGCCGGCGGCAGCGGCTTCGCGGAGGCGATCCGGGCGTGGCGCCAGCGCCGCGGCTGGACGCAGGAAGAGCTGTCCCACGCGAGCGGTCTGAGCACCCGCGCCATCCGCAGCCTGGAGCGCGGCCGAACGTTGAAGCCCCGCCGGACGACGGTGCAGATGCTGGCCGACGCCCTTCAGGTACCGAGAACGCGGCTGATGGGGACGGTGCGGCGCGCGGTCGCCGAGACCGATCCCGACGATCTGGCCGGAGAAGCCGGCGCCGGCATCGGGTTCACGGCCGGCGGCATCGCGCGGACCGGGAGCCTGGCCGCCGATGGAGGATTCTCAGGGCTGCCGGACCGGGCAGCCAGACCGCGCGGCGGCGTGCCGCGCGAGTTGCCGCCGGATCTGGGCGATCCCGCGCTGGACGTCCGAGAAGTCGTGGCCGAGCTGATGGCGGGACCGACCAGGCCCTATCGAGCCGCGGTAGTGCAGGTAGCGACCTCGGACGCGGCGATCCGCGCGGCGCACCACGCCTCGGCGAAGTTCCCCGACGGACAGTTGTACGCGAACCTCGCCGCGACGCCCGCCACACCCCCGGCCGCAGTCCTCCGCAGGTTCCTGCGATCGCTCCAGGCGGACCGGCCCGCCGAGGCGACGGCCGACGAACTCGCGGCCGCCTTCCGCAGCGCGCTGGCCGGCCGCCGGATGCTGGTCGTCCTCGTCGGGGCGCGGTCCGAAGCACAGATCAGGCCGTTGATCCCGGCCGAGGCACAGTGTGCGCTGCTGGTGGCGTTCGGGCTCGGGCCCCATCCGGAAACGCCGATGGGGCCCGAGCCCGACCTCACCGGGCAGTACCCCTAG